A region from the Aphis gossypii isolate Hap1 chromosome 1, ASM2018417v2, whole genome shotgun sequence genome encodes:
- the LOC114132659 gene encoding chitinase-3-like protein 2, whose product MALGHSEPQYELLNGKKKYVQPIIHSMVLIGLAVLVVFVVFLMFYVSWMTFEDSNDQNTPMDFVLFGPQKYTSSYVAAYRAHSFAIAAKSNYKTYWTAKDKINLNKRIEKTYHLACYYSIPIDNTTKSLHPAQINATLCTHLIVAFAQVQNNSVYFKSSFDMEILRQVVKLREKNPKLKVLLSIVHFSNGSHSNEGFPGVVSNKDNLDTFVSNVVSVINDFYLDGIDIDWEFPSWPLLNLQEKYGFAKLLQTLRYRLPDSLLTAAVAAPLNIIDNSYEIYSLARFVDFINVMAYDYHSYQWYFPLTGPNSPLFSSRNDTGYFQDLNINSSIQYWISKGMPKEKILLGMPTYGHSFKLINEANNGFNSPTSGPGIGKDGFITFSEMCEFKSHQNATTIFDHDTRTPYSYHKNDWISFDNENSLAYKAEFAASLGLGGAMVFSLNTDDYSGSSLCSSSVFPLTSRIKIVLNDDDL is encoded by the exons ATGGCTCTTGGACATTCCGAACCGCAGTATGAACTGTTAAATGGAAAAAA gaAATATGTTCAACCGATCATACACTCAATGGTATTAATTGGGTTGGCTGTTCTTGTGGTTTTTGTAGTATTTCTGATGTTCTATGTATCCTGGATGACATTTGAAGACTCCAATGATCAAAATACACCTATGGATTTTGTTCTTTTTGGTCCCCAgaaatatacaa GTTCGTATGTTGCTGCTTATCGAGCTCATTCATTTGCTATTGCTGCAAAatcaaactataaaacatactGGACTGCTAAGGATAAAATCAATCTCAACAAACGAATtgaaaaaacatatcatttggcctgttattattctataccAATTGATAATACAACTAAAAGTCTTCATCCTGCTCAAATTAACGCTACTTTATGTACTCATTTAATTGTAGCATTTGCAcaagttcaaaataatagtgtTTACTTCAAGAGCTCATTTGATATGGAG ATTTTAAGACAAGTGGTAAAATTACGTGAAAAAAATCcgaaattaaaagtattactaTCTATAGTCCATTTCTCAAATGGTTCACATTCAAATGAAGGTTTTCCTGGTGTTGTTTCAAATAAAGATAACTTAGACac atttgTCAGTAATGTAGTATCAGTAATCAATGATTTTTACTTGGATGGTATTGATATAGACTGGGAATTTCCATCATGGCcattgttaaatttacaagaaaaatatgGATTTGCTAAGTTATTGCAAACTTTACGTTATCGTCTACCAGACTCTCTTTTAactgctgctgttgctgctccattaaatataattgataattcttatgaaatttattcttTAGCAAG gttTGTTGactttattaatgttatggcTTATGATTATCATTCATACCAATGGTACTTCCCATTAACTGGGCCAAATTCACCTTTGTTTTCTTCACGAAATGATACTGGATACTTCcaggatttaaatattaattcttctATACAATATTGGATCTCAAAAGGTATGCCTAAGGAAAAAATTTTGCTTGGCATGCCGACATATGGTCACTCTTTTAA attaataaatgaagctaataatggttttaattcACCAACTTCTGGTCCTGGTATTGGCAAGGAcggttttataacattttcagaaATGTGTGAGTTTAAATCTCATCAAAACGCAACAACTATTTTTGACCATGATACACGTACCCCATATTCGtatcataaaaatgattgGATATCTTTtgataatgaaaatagtttAGCATACAAAGCAGAATTTGCTGCTTCTTTAGGTTTAGGAGGAGCTAtggtattttctttaaatactgATGATTATAGTGGTTCAAGTTTATGTTCGTCATCAGTATTTCCATTAACTTctagaataaaaatagtattaaatgatGATGacttataa
- the LOC114131708 gene encoding anaphase-promoting complex subunit 4 produces MYGNGMKQLEERHVPTKVLKMEWSNKMDLLAIAKEHGEVSLHRLTWQRVWSLAAPKDKTLVTALAWRPDGKQLAIAYDSCDLLLVDVENKDIAFSKTTESKVTSLVWVQHEKPQKKDTIDSVLIKMNGLDYLPKLQSLVLRDTPEEENKIPKVQDTLNLLLVGMANCEVQILALGIFLCGSIKLAEIFKKEGTVLNIHMPVDFSYLYVAIQYYYGSIEIVTIKLQDCDTCWDDVYDLAFKHDQLLSSLDYLDQTMKNILETWEHVSLMEMELKLSSYCPEDPEMVSTDLLELLIYGILTERMDQFLKRDLTDKGIKKIGLSIESSHTNVQKLVVNQLSEVTNQILFQLVEISGMSLKKYECLGLTEHSVEKALRSVNGFLMKCNEVQIVIEESLTRYKLFFKWLYGMMIKLNDENSASDPSLSDTSQHELNMLAEYINGLGETGSKAKDYKLDRVGQYFLDGDLECPYDARSQWWSLLQDNPCLEENELILAAPRGHSLTRQFAVLKADLMDIFAQRKTFFDKTFVFHENVALELPSGLSHGRTRVSMVDLPNHKLLVCCVRELGAHDFGFYELMAYSDTLEVTHRSTTVFYSCDGVKQNVHDVQFYSHDYVSVLTETLDEATNRFSLFIQLSTNSVRSHCSTDGLTTCRIGQPSGDSDGEGSCHTLNDYTCRVVENMAASSFAVSGTRKVAVLLSHSRHKVRLFEMEVDDEEDEDEDSAMDITRDSNLTDETA; encoded by the exons ATGTACGGAAACGGTATGAAACAATTGGAAGAGCGGCATGTACCTACTAAAGTCTTGAAAATGGAATGGTCAAACAAAATGGATCTATTGGCCATAGCCAAGGAACATG gtGAGGTGTCTTTACATCGTCTCACTTGGCAACGAGTCTGGTCCTTGGCTGCCCCAAAAGATAAAACTTTAGTGACTGCATTGGCTTGGAGACCCGATGGAAAACAGCTAGCAATAGCATATGATTCAT gtgatttattattagtggATGTGGAAAATAAAGACATTGCTTTTAGCAAAACTACAGAGAGTAAAGTCACTTCTTTAGTGTGGGTACAGCATGAAAAACCTCAGAAAAAAGACACCATTGATTCTGTACTGAttaag ATGAATGGTCTTGATTATCTACCAAAACTTCAAAGCTTGGTCCTTCGTGATACACCTGAAGAGGAGAACAAGATACCTAAAGTCCAAGACacattgaatttattgttGGTCGGCATGGCCAATTGTGAAGTACAAATATTAGCACTAGGCATATTTTTGTGCGGATCCATTAAATTGGctgagatatttaaaaaagaaggCACTGTGTTAAACATACACATGCCAGTAGATTTTAGTTATCTATATGTggctattcaatattattacggCAGTATTGAAATAGTGACAATTAAATTACAAGATTGCGACACATGCTGGGATGATGTTTATGATTTGGCGTTCAAACACGATCAGTTGTTGTCTTCATTAGATTATTTAGAtcaaacaatgaaaaatatactggAAACGTGGGAACATGTGTCGTTGATGGAAATGGAACTGAAACTGAGCTCTTATTGTCCAGAAGATCCTGAAATGGTATCGACTGATCTATTGGAACTTCTGATCTATGGCATATTAACAGAGCGCATGGACCAGTTCCTGAAAAGAGATTTGACCGACAagggtattaaaaaaatcggcCTGTCGATTGAGTCGAGCCACACCAACGTTCAGAAACTGGTGGTGAATCAGCTGTCCGAAGTAACCAACCAGATTCTGTTCCAGCTGGTAGAGATATCCGGAATGTCGCTAAAAAAGTACGAGTGCCTCGGACTGACAGAGCACAGCGTGGAGAAAGCTCTACGGTCGGTGAACGGGTTCTTGATGAAGTGCAACGAAGTACAGATCGTCATCGAAGAGTCGCTAACCCGGTACAAGTTGTTCTTCAAATGGCTGTACGGCATGATGATCAAGCTGAACGACGAGAATTCGGCTAGCGACCCGTCGTTGTCGGACACGTCGCAACACGAGCTCAACATGTTGGCCGAGTACATAAACGGACTGGGAGAGACCGGTTCGAAGGCTAAAGACTATAAATTGGACCGGGTAGGTCAGTATTTCCTGGACGGTGACTTGGAGTGCCCCTACGACGCGCGCAGTCAGTGGTGGTCACTGCTCCAAGACAACCCGTGCTTAGAGGAGAACGAATTGATCTTGGCAGCACCCCGGGGCCATTCGCTGACTCGACAGTTTGCCGTGCTCAAGGCTGACCTCATGGACATATTCGCGCAGCGCAAGACGTTCTTCGACAAGACGTTCGTGTTTCACGAAAACGTGGCGTTGGAATTGCCGTCGGGGTTGTCGCACGGCCGCACCCGTGTCAGCATGGTGGACCTGCCCAATCACAAGCTGCTGGTGTGCTGCGTTCGAGAACTCGGCGCTCACGACTTTGGGTTTTACGAACTGATGGCGTACAGCGACACGCTAGAGGTGACACATCGCAGCACCACCGTGTTTTACTCGTGCGACGGCGTCAAGCAGAACGTGCACGACGTGCAGTTCTACTCGCACGACTACGTGTCCGTGTTGACGGAAACGCTTGACGAGGCGACCAACCGGTTCTCGCTGTTCATACAGCTGTCCACAAACAGCGTGCGTAGTCACTGTTCGACGGACGGGTTGACCACGTGTCGGATAGGTCAACCGAGTGGCGACAGTGACGGCGAGGGAAGCTGTCACACGCTGAACGATTACACGTGCCGAGTGGTGGAGAACATGGCGGCTTCGAGTTTCGCGGTCAGCGGCACCAGGAAAGTGGCCGTATTGTTGTCGCACAGCCGGCACAAGGTCCGGCTGTTCGAAATGGAGGTGGACGACGAAGAGGACGAGGATGAGGACAGTGCCATGGACATCACGCGGGACTCCAACTTGACTGACGAGACCGCGTGA
- the LOC126549463 gene encoding uncharacterized protein LOC126549463, with product MHSIEERVEIIFLYGSTKCLAETARQFNVLHPENNVQKSYVKHLVDKFRETGSVNDKKKPGRIAEVVQNENTKITVLGMVANDPTQSLKTLSENLGISRQSVWRILKNHKYKPFKMSIVQELGEGDEDRRLEFCETILEKINANADLIKHIVFSDESSFSLSGEVNTQNCRYWSDSNPHVLRHGHTQWPQKINVWAGIFGDHVIGPIFFEGNLTGEKYLAMLQNVIQPLVVRAIEDNDNHTELDEENVFFQQDGAPAHYTIPVREYLDREYPGSGLDVVDLLNGPQDHQI from the exons ATGCATTCGATTGAGGAGCGtgtggaaataatttttttgtatggttCTACCAAATGTCTTGCCGAAACTGCTAgacaatttaatgttttacatcCAG aaaataatgttcaaaaatcATATGTCAAACATCTTGTTGACAAGTTTCGAGAAACTGGAAgtgttaatgataaaaaaaaaccaggaCGAATCGCAGAAGTAGTTCAAAACGAAAATACGAAAATAACGGTTTTAGGTATGGTTGCTAATGACCCTACGCAGTCATTAAAAACCTTATCGGAAAATTTGGGAATTTCAAGGCAAAGTGTTTggcgtatattaaaaaaccataAGTATAAACCATTCAAAATGAGTATTGTTCAGGAATTAGGAGAAGGTGACGAAGACAGACGCTTAGAATTTTGTGAGactattttggaaaaaataaatgctaatGCAGATTTAATAAAGCACATCGTATTTAGCGACGAATCGTCATTTTCCCTTTCTGGGGAAGTTAATACACAAAACTGCCGTTATTGGTCCGATAGTAATCCACATGTCTTGAGACATGGACATACACAATGGccccaaaaaataaatgtctggGCTGGTATTTTTGGTGACCATGTTATCGGgccaatattttttgaaggtAATTTAACTGGGGAAAAGTACCTTGCTATGCTTCAGAATGTCATTCAGCCATTAGTTGTTCGGGCAATAGAGGACAATGATAATCATACAGAGTTAGAtgaagaaaatgtattttttcaacaagATGGTGCACCAGCTCATTATACAATTCCAGTCAGAGAGTACTTGGATCGCGAATATCCAGGAAGTGGATTGGACGTCGTGGACCTATTGAATGGCCCCCAAGATCACCAGATTTAA